In Phlebotomus papatasi isolate M1 chromosome 1, Ppap_2.1, whole genome shotgun sequence, the following proteins share a genomic window:
- the LOC129809789 gene encoding alpha-(1,3)-fucosyltransferase C-like, translated as MERIPVTNLDVDCVITADKNYFSDIKKYDALVFSGSDNWSVNEVFPTERSPYQYYVFADLESPFFTKHKFLNISAEIYNLTMTYRRDSDIYWPYGFISDKHVSYISDLQAPIWKLPSFENDFNTELYHKVRTKTKIAAWFVSNCNATSGRNDLVEVMKTHIDIDIYGKCGTLQCDKNNQSDCYKLVEERYYFYLSFENSLCKDYLTEKVFDIMKYYIVPVVYGGANYSNYLPSHSYINANDFESATKLAIYLKNIVANIGDYNKYFWWKKHYKYVSTQKTYNNLCKKLHESSPDKFGQFIRSYENMNSWLVDGQCTTEPKIQMN; from the exons ATGGAAAGGATTCCTGTGACGAATTTGGACGTTGATTGTGTCATAACTGCAGATAAGAACTATTTTAGTGATATAAAGAAATACGATGCTTTGGTTTTTAGTGGATCAGACAATTGGTCAGTTAACGAAGTGTTCCCAACTGAGAGATCTCCATATCAGTATTATGTGTTTGCTGATCTTGAGAGTCCTTTCTTTACTAAGCATAAGTTCCTTAATATCTCCGCTGAAATTTACAATCTCACAATGACGTACCGAAGGGATTCGGACATTTACTGGCCATATGGATTTATTAGTGATAAACACGTATCCTACATTAGTGATCTTCAGGCTCCAATCTGGAAATTACCCTCATTCGAAAATGACTTCAATACTGAACTTTACCACAAAGTTAGAACAAAGACAAAAATCGCAGCATGGTTTGTGTCCAATTGCAATGCAACATCGGGAAGAAATGACCTAGTAGAAGTCATGAAAACACATATTGATATTGACATCTACGGAAAATGTGGAACACTTCA ATGTGACAAAAATAATCAAAGCGACTGCTACAAGCTCGTTGAGGAAAGGTACTATTTTTACCTCTCTTTCGAGAATTCCCTCTGCAAGGACTACCTCACAGAGAAAGTTTTCGATATCATGAAATACTACATAGTTCCTGTAGTTTATGGTGGAGCAAACTACTCCAATTATCTCCCATCCCATTCTTACATTAATGCCAATGATTTCGAAAGTGCAACAAAATTAGCAATCTATCTTAAAAATATCGTTGCCAACATCGGTGACTACAACAAATATTTTTGGTGGAAGAAACACTACAAATATGTATCTACCCAAAAGACCTACAACAATCTCTGCAAGAAACTTCATGAATCCTCTCCTGATAAATTTGGACAATTCATACGATCATACGAGAATATGAATTCCTGGTTAGTTGATGGACAATGTACAACAGAACCAAAAATACAAATGAATTAA